Proteins from a single region of Streptomyces spectabilis:
- a CDS encoding lasso peptide isopeptide bond-forming cyclase produces the protein MEESLSLQVLPAWFVVLPDTDAAAAVAAKALSHAAQSLLHRSGRPWLVGRWTPETIVTGECGDTRVAVIGDHAVSAQEAVRAATAAASAASLAALDRVSATWAGSFHLVASGGGRVRAQGGAVELRRVFYTNPALPRSGRVSLAADRADVLAELVGAELDERRLALELLTSGVPYPLSGSPMWRGVDAVPGGHSLSLDAGGRPRVTRRWAPPDPLVPLAEGAVRLREALCAAVEARTRARDLVTTDLGGLDSTAVCCAAARGDAKVVAYTAAIHDELGDDVYWARRTTEALETIEHHVVPAHDVAMTFDGIDTLDDLLDTPSMLTVDRNRRMHIVALAAARGSGLHLTGLGGDELLAGTPARLHELIRTHPRTALRDLRGYAAKYQWSRWATLRQLLDRRPYRAWLDRVARDLTAPPPPADEPLLDWSIPPRMPPWATPDAVAAVRELLRSRLADAEPRGRGHGEHRELVAMDGISQWTRHIGQMAAPLGVTVAAPYYDDRVIEAALAVRTPERITPWRYKPLIVEAMRGIVPETSRTRDTKANATFEEEAGLRRHRGELLALCDDSRLARLGLVDARILREWCRKSLSAETESYLLHTTVACEVWLRSREMTPSPQPSGRRPAAPER, from the coding sequence ATGGAAGAGTCCCTGTCTCTCCAGGTCCTGCCCGCCTGGTTCGTCGTCCTGCCCGATACCGACGCGGCCGCCGCCGTCGCCGCCAAGGCGCTCTCCCACGCCGCGCAGAGCCTGCTCCACCGGTCGGGACGCCCGTGGCTGGTGGGCCGTTGGACACCGGAGACGATCGTGACGGGGGAATGCGGCGACACCCGTGTCGCCGTGATCGGGGACCACGCCGTCAGCGCCCAGGAGGCCGTGCGGGCCGCGACCGCCGCCGCCTCGGCGGCGTCCCTGGCGGCACTGGACCGCGTCAGCGCCACCTGGGCCGGCAGCTTCCACCTCGTGGCCAGCGGCGGCGGACGGGTCCGGGCCCAGGGCGGCGCCGTCGAACTGCGCCGCGTGTTCTACACGAACCCCGCGCTCCCGCGCTCCGGCCGGGTGAGCCTGGCCGCCGACCGTGCCGACGTACTCGCCGAACTGGTCGGCGCCGAACTCGACGAGCGCCGACTCGCGCTGGAACTGCTGACCTCCGGCGTGCCGTACCCGCTCTCGGGCTCCCCGATGTGGCGGGGCGTCGACGCGGTGCCCGGTGGCCACAGCCTGAGCCTCGACGCCGGCGGACGGCCCCGGGTGACCCGCCGGTGGGCGCCGCCCGATCCCCTTGTTCCGCTCGCCGAGGGCGCCGTGCGCCTGCGCGAGGCGCTGTGCGCTGCCGTGGAGGCACGCACGCGGGCACGCGACCTGGTCACCACGGACCTGGGCGGACTGGACTCCACTGCCGTGTGCTGCGCCGCCGCGCGGGGGGACGCGAAAGTCGTCGCGTACACCGCCGCCATCCACGACGAGCTCGGCGACGACGTGTACTGGGCCCGGCGGACCACCGAGGCGCTGGAGACCATCGAGCACCACGTCGTACCCGCTCACGACGTGGCCATGACGTTCGACGGCATCGACACCCTCGACGACCTGCTGGACACACCCAGCATGCTCACGGTCGACCGCAACCGCCGCATGCACATCGTGGCCCTCGCGGCCGCCCGCGGATCCGGCCTGCACCTGACCGGCCTGGGCGGCGACGAACTCCTCGCCGGCACACCGGCCCGGCTGCACGAGCTGATACGCACCCACCCCCGCACCGCCCTGCGGGACCTGCGCGGATACGCCGCCAAATACCAGTGGTCCCGGTGGGCCACGCTCCGCCAGCTCCTCGACCGCCGCCCCTACCGGGCCTGGCTCGACCGGGTCGCCCGCGACCTGACGGCGCCGCCGCCCCCCGCGGACGAACCGCTGCTCGACTGGTCCATACCCCCGCGCATGCCGCCCTGGGCCACCCCCGACGCCGTCGCGGCCGTACGCGAGCTCCTCCGCTCCCGCCTCGCCGACGCCGAGCCCCGGGGCAGGGGACACGGCGAACACCGCGAGCTGGTCGCGATGGACGGGATCTCCCAGTGGACCCGGCACATCGGCCAGATGGCCGCTCCCCTGGGCGTCACCGTGGCGGCCCCCTACTACGACGACCGCGTCATCGAGGCGGCCCTCGCCGTCCGGACACCGGAGCGCATCACCCCCTGGCGGTACAAGCCGCTCATCGTCGAGGCCATGCGCGGCATCGTGCCCGAGACCAGCCGCACGCGCGACACCAAGGCCAACGCCACCTTCGAGGAAGAGGCGGGGCTGCGCCGGCACCGCGGCGAGCTGCTGGCGCTGTGCGACGACTCCCGGCTGGCCCGGCTCGGCCTCGTCGACGCGCGCATCCTGCGCGAGTGGTGCCGCAAGTCCCTGTCGGCGGAGACGGAGAGCTACCTGCTGCACACGACCGTGGCCTGCGAAGTATGGCTGCGCTCACGGGAGATGACACCGTCCCCTCAGCCCTCGGGCCGCCGCCCAGCCGCCCCCGAAAGGTGA
- a CDS encoding FAD-dependent monooxygenase — protein sequence MPDKIEKRSLRILVAGGGVAGQALAFWLTRGGHQVTVVERFPALRAWGAQVDLRGQGIEAVERMGLLEAVRSRLVDEAGVAFVDSRGKPKATIMANTSGRGCQTLTSEYEIMRGDLVRILHQATRDDTEYVFGKSVDGFDQDADRVTAHFSDGTSDAYDLLIGADGQGSRTRRALLPEGFDPYWRAGIHMAYWFVPRIDSDSNIRDTYMVPGGRQIMRRSHNVTETQVYFVMREESAEASAIHRAPVEQQQRFWADRFQDAGWQTDRFIEGMETSPFFYSQEIAQVRIDHWSKGRVVLAGDAAHCASPYSGMGVSGGLVGAYVLAGEINRHADDLPTALANYDRVLRPFVDEIQGEVNPRILRLGLPMNKHAISAFQNATALACFFRVPDLVARFSKEDRGGDWQLPARADALAA from the coding sequence ATGCCGGACAAGATCGAGAAGCGTTCGCTGCGGATTCTCGTCGCAGGCGGCGGCGTCGCAGGGCAGGCGCTGGCCTTCTGGCTCACCCGCGGCGGTCACCAGGTGACGGTCGTCGAGCGCTTTCCGGCGCTGCGCGCTTGGGGCGCGCAGGTCGACCTCCGCGGGCAGGGCATCGAAGCGGTTGAGCGCATGGGGCTGCTGGAGGCGGTGCGCAGCCGGCTGGTGGACGAGGCGGGCGTGGCCTTCGTCGACTCCCGCGGCAAGCCGAAGGCGACGATCATGGCAAACACCTCCGGCAGGGGCTGCCAGACTCTGACCTCGGAGTACGAGATCATGCGCGGCGACCTCGTGCGCATCCTGCACCAGGCGACCCGGGACGACACCGAGTACGTCTTCGGCAAGAGCGTCGACGGCTTCGACCAGGACGCCGACCGGGTCACGGCCCACTTCTCGGACGGGACCTCCGACGCGTACGACCTGCTGATCGGCGCCGACGGGCAAGGCTCGCGCACCCGCCGGGCGCTGCTGCCGGAAGGCTTCGACCCGTACTGGCGCGCGGGCATCCACATGGCGTACTGGTTCGTGCCGCGCATCGACTCCGACAGCAACATCCGCGACACCTACATGGTCCCGGGCGGCCGGCAGATCATGCGGCGCAGCCACAACGTGACCGAGACCCAGGTGTACTTCGTGATGCGCGAGGAGTCGGCGGAAGCGTCCGCGATCCACCGCGCGCCCGTCGAGCAGCAGCAGAGGTTCTGGGCCGATCGGTTCCAGGACGCCGGATGGCAGACCGACCGCTTCATCGAGGGCATGGAGACGAGCCCGTTCTTCTACTCCCAGGAGATCGCACAGGTGCGGATCGACCACTGGTCCAAGGGCCGCGTGGTCCTGGCCGGTGACGCCGCGCACTGTGCCTCCCCCTACAGCGGCATGGGCGTCTCCGGCGGGCTCGTCGGCGCGTACGTCCTGGCCGGGGAGATCAACCGGCACGCGGACGATCTGCCGACCGCGCTGGCGAACTACGACCGTGTCCTGCGGCCCTTCGTCGACGAGATCCAGGGCGAGGTCAACCCCAGGATCCTGCGCCTGGGCCTGCCGATGAACAAGCACGCCATCAGCGCCTTCCAGAACGCCACCGCGCTGGCCTGCTTCTTCCGCGTCCCGGACCTGGTCGCGCGGTTCTCCAAGGAGGACCGCGGCGGCGACTGGCAGCTGCCGGCCCGCGCCGATGCCCTCGCCGCCTGA
- a CDS encoding TetR/AcrR family transcriptional regulator C-terminal domain-containing protein yields MNRQTVVTEALDLLDEVGLETVSTRRLAKRLGVEQPSLYYHFKTKKALLGAMAEAAMAPHADAPLPSPGDDWREWFLENSRSFRRTLLMRRDGARLHAGSTPTGELDRIRHKMAFLVASGVPERHAQMAMLASSRYTVGCVLEEQAEADPPPNSEDLPDDVPVLDHEEAFEAGLALILGGLDQHTAASGPASVAPSPA; encoded by the coding sequence ATGAACCGTCAGACCGTCGTCACAGAGGCGCTGGATCTGCTGGACGAGGTGGGCCTGGAAACGGTCAGCACCCGGCGGCTGGCCAAGCGCCTCGGCGTCGAACAGCCCTCGCTCTACTACCACTTCAAGACGAAGAAGGCCCTCCTCGGGGCCATGGCCGAGGCAGCCATGGCCCCGCATGCCGACGCGCCGCTGCCGTCCCCCGGGGACGACTGGCGCGAGTGGTTTCTGGAGAACTCCCGCAGCTTCCGCCGCACGCTGCTGATGCGCCGCGACGGCGCCCGACTGCACGCCGGAAGCACTCCGACCGGCGAACTCGACCGGATCCGTCACAAGATGGCCTTCCTGGTCGCCTCCGGAGTGCCCGAGCGGCACGCGCAGATGGCGATGCTGGCCTCCAGCCGCTACACCGTCGGCTGCGTGTTGGAGGAGCAGGCGGAAGCGGACCCGCCGCCGAACAGCGAGGACCTACCGGACGACGTCCCCGTACTCGACCACGAAGAGGCATTCGAGGCGGGCCTCGCGCTCATCCTCGGCGGCCTCGATCAGCACACCGCGGCATCCGGCCCGGCCTCCGTCGCGCCATCGCCTGCATGA
- a CDS encoding lasso peptide biosynthesis B2 protein, with protein sequence MSTPEAVPYRPRSVPLARRCAVRVVVGCAHVLAALPPDRIRAVLTRLRRGARPATLAEAERARETVVAVSLAAGGHKGCLPRSLATVLLCRCRGQWPTWCVGVRTRPPFAAHAWVEAEGELVGEGVPAGYFQRFFAVE encoded by the coding sequence ATGTCGACGCCGGAAGCGGTTCCCTACCGCCCTCGTTCCGTCCCCCTGGCCCGCCGGTGCGCGGTGCGCGTGGTGGTCGGCTGCGCGCACGTACTCGCCGCCCTGCCGCCCGACCGCATCCGCGCCGTCCTGACCCGGCTGCGGCGCGGAGCCCGGCCCGCCACCCTCGCCGAGGCGGAACGCGCCCGGGAGACAGTGGTCGCCGTGAGCCTGGCCGCCGGCGGCCACAAGGGGTGCCTCCCGAGGTCCCTGGCCACCGTGCTGCTCTGCCGCTGCCGTGGCCAGTGGCCCACCTGGTGCGTGGGGGTGCGCACCAGGCCGCCGTTCGCCGCGCACGCCTGGGTGGAGGCCGAGGGCGAACTGGTCGGCGAGGGTGTGCCGGCGGGCTACTTCCAGCGCTTCTTCGCCGTGGAGTGA
- the sigJ gene encoding RNA polymerase sigma factor SigJ, giving the protein MTTRAETGEDQGDPGLSVITNERRRLINLAYRLLGSLTDAEDVVQETCARWYAMSPREQRAIESPGAWLVTVASRVCLNLLGSARVRRETYVGDWIPEPLPEPTEWIAGHTGAGGADPAERVTLDESVTMAFLVVLDAMTPAERVAFVLHDVFRYPFAEVAEIVGRTPAACRQLASSARRRVRTARAPAGPSAGQADVVRRFRTAWQAKDIEGLIGLLDPDAIATADGGGLAVTHPRPLVGGEQVARAYVRIARVSGHRTTFLERTVNGLPGLVAWQDGKLATVYAFECAGDRIRRIWAMRNPEKLGPWRFS; this is encoded by the coding sequence ATGACCACCAGGGCCGAGACCGGCGAGGACCAGGGCGACCCGGGCCTCAGCGTGATCACGAACGAGCGGCGTCGGCTGATCAACCTGGCTTACCGGCTCCTGGGATCCCTCACCGACGCCGAAGACGTCGTACAGGAGACCTGCGCCCGCTGGTACGCCATGTCCCCGCGGGAGCAGCGGGCCATCGAGTCGCCCGGCGCCTGGCTGGTGACGGTCGCCAGCCGCGTCTGCCTGAACCTGCTCGGTTCGGCGCGGGTCAGACGGGAGACGTACGTCGGCGACTGGATCCCCGAGCCGCTGCCCGAGCCCACGGAGTGGATCGCCGGGCACACCGGCGCGGGCGGGGCCGATCCGGCCGAGCGGGTCACCCTCGACGAGTCGGTGACGATGGCCTTCCTGGTCGTCCTCGACGCGATGACCCCGGCCGAGCGCGTGGCGTTCGTCCTGCACGACGTCTTCCGCTACCCCTTCGCCGAGGTCGCCGAGATCGTCGGCCGTACTCCGGCGGCCTGCCGCCAACTGGCCTCCTCCGCCCGGCGGCGCGTCCGCACCGCGCGGGCCCCGGCGGGCCCGAGCGCTGGCCAGGCCGACGTCGTCCGGCGGTTCAGAACGGCGTGGCAGGCCAAGGACATCGAGGGCCTGATCGGCCTGCTCGACCCCGACGCCATCGCGACCGCCGACGGCGGCGGCCTCGCCGTCACCCACCCGCGCCCGCTCGTGGGCGGTGAGCAGGTCGCTCGTGCCTACGTCAGGATCGCCCGTGTCTCGGGCCACCGCACCACGTTCCTGGAGCGCACGGTCAACGGCCTGCCCGGCTTGGTGGCGTGGCAGGACGGCAAGCTCGCGACGGTGTACGCGTTCGAGTGCGCGGGTGACCGGATCAGGCGCATCTGGGCGATGAGGAACCCCGAGAAGCTGGGGCCCTGGCGGTTCAGCTGA
- a CDS encoding MMPL family transporter, which yields MASLLYRLGRMSFRRRRYFALLWVAILAACSFAALSAPAAEEDGFSIPGTESQKAFDLLDERFPGDNAEGADARIVFGAPDGQKVTARENRAAVEKVVDTIARGSQVKDASSPFAPEAVSKDATTAFATVTYAVSSDDLSEATSAELMDAVEDGRTAGLTVEVGGSAVEGGPELGGVTELIGIAVAALVLFITFRALVAAGLPLITALIGLGAGVCAIIAAGMSTTTITLALMLGLAVGIDYALFIVSRYRAERDEGHTPEEAAGRAVGTAGSAVVFAGATVVIALAGLSVAGVPMLTDMGLAAAGTVVIAVLVALTLLPALLGFFPQAVLPRTRRRTAIAPTSAPTPSPTPTPSPTPALAPAPAPGPGKEPAGSRWARFVIRRPLATLLLSVAGLGVVAIPALDLQLSLPGDEAQPTSTTQRRAYDALADGFGPGFNGPLTIVVDAKGADDAQAAAAQARTALTATDGVVDVSPATFNKAGDTATIAAVPSTGPSAGATKDLVKTIRSEATDLKSTSGASMWVTGQTAMNIDVSNKVTAALIPYLAVVVGLAVLLLMIVFRSVLVPLKAALGFLLSVAAAFGVIVAVFQWGWLADLLGVPQTGPVMSMMPIFLIGVVFGLAMDYEVFLVTRIREAHVHGESPTQAIVTGFRHSARVVVAAAVIMIAVFAGFIGMTDSMIKMLGLGLAAAVLFDAFIVRMTIVPAALALLGQTAWRLPRWLDRLLPDLDIEGEKLTRTLAAEHPAPVTPSAQEESVHA from the coding sequence ATGGCTTCCTTGCTCTATCGGCTCGGCCGGATGTCCTTCCGGCGACGCCGCTACTTCGCCCTCCTGTGGGTGGCGATCCTGGCGGCCTGCTCCTTCGCCGCTCTCAGCGCCCCGGCCGCCGAGGAGGACGGGTTCTCCATACCGGGCACCGAGTCGCAGAAGGCGTTCGACCTGCTCGACGAGCGCTTCCCCGGGGACAACGCGGAGGGCGCGGACGCACGCATCGTCTTCGGCGCGCCCGACGGGCAGAAGGTGACGGCCCGCGAGAACCGGGCGGCCGTCGAGAAGGTCGTGGACACCATCGCGCGTGGCTCGCAGGTGAAGGACGCCTCAAGCCCCTTCGCTCCGGAAGCCGTCAGCAAGGACGCCACCACCGCGTTCGCGACCGTCACCTACGCCGTCTCCAGCGACGACCTCAGCGAGGCCACGTCCGCCGAACTCATGGACGCCGTCGAGGACGGCCGTACCGCGGGCCTGACGGTGGAAGTCGGGGGCTCGGCCGTCGAGGGCGGTCCTGAACTCGGCGGCGTCACCGAACTGATCGGCATCGCTGTCGCCGCGCTCGTGCTGTTCATCACCTTCCGCGCGCTGGTCGCCGCCGGACTTCCCCTGATCACCGCGCTGATCGGTCTTGGCGCGGGAGTCTGCGCCATCATCGCCGCGGGCATGTCCACCACGACGATCACTCTGGCCCTGATGCTGGGCCTGGCCGTGGGCATCGACTACGCCCTGTTCATCGTCTCCCGCTACCGCGCGGAACGGGACGAGGGCCACACTCCGGAAGAGGCCGCGGGCCGGGCGGTGGGCACCGCCGGATCCGCCGTCGTCTTCGCCGGCGCCACCGTCGTCATCGCGCTGGCCGGGCTGTCCGTGGCCGGCGTGCCGATGCTGACCGACATGGGGCTGGCCGCCGCCGGAACCGTCGTCATCGCCGTGCTCGTCGCCCTGACGCTGCTGCCCGCCCTGCTCGGGTTCTTCCCCCAGGCGGTCCTGCCCCGCACTCGGCGCCGCACCGCCATCGCACCTACGTCCGCACCCACGCCCTCACCCACGCCCACGCCCTCACCCACGCCCGCGCTCGCACCCGCACCCGCGCCCGGGCCCGGGAAGGAGCCCGCGGGAAGCCGGTGGGCCCGCTTCGTCATCCGCCGGCCCCTGGCGACGCTGCTGCTGAGCGTGGCGGGCCTCGGCGTCGTCGCCATCCCGGCACTGGACCTACAGCTCAGCCTGCCCGGCGACGAGGCGCAGCCCACCTCGACCACCCAGCGCCGCGCCTACGATGCGCTCGCCGACGGCTTCGGCCCCGGCTTCAACGGGCCCCTGACCATCGTCGTCGACGCCAAGGGCGCCGACGACGCCCAGGCCGCCGCCGCGCAGGCCCGCACGGCCCTGACCGCCACCGACGGCGTCGTGGACGTCTCACCGGCCACCTTCAACAAGGCCGGCGACACCGCGACCATCGCCGCCGTGCCCAGCACCGGCCCCAGCGCCGGCGCGACCAAGGACCTCGTCAAGACGATCCGCTCCGAGGCCACCGACCTGAAGTCCACCTCCGGCGCCTCCATGTGGGTGACCGGGCAGACCGCGATGAACATCGACGTCTCGAACAAGGTCACCGCCGCCCTCATCCCCTACCTCGCGGTGGTGGTGGGACTCGCCGTTCTGCTCCTGATGATCGTCTTCCGTTCGGTCCTCGTCCCGCTGAAGGCAGCCCTCGGCTTCCTGCTCTCGGTCGCCGCGGCCTTCGGTGTGATCGTCGCGGTCTTCCAGTGGGGCTGGCTCGCCGACCTGCTCGGCGTCCCCCAGACCGGACCGGTGATGAGCATGATGCCGATCTTCCTGATCGGCGTCGTCTTCGGCCTGGCCATGGACTACGAGGTCTTCCTCGTGACCCGCATCCGCGAAGCCCACGTCCACGGAGAATCGCCAACGCAGGCCATCGTCACCGGATTCCGTCACAGCGCCCGCGTCGTCGTGGCCGCTGCCGTCATCATGATCGCCGTCTTCGCCGGATTCATCGGCATGACCGACTCCATGATCAAGATGCTCGGACTGGGACTGGCCGCCGCCGTCCTCTTCGACGCGTTCATCGTCCGCATGACCATCGTCCCGGCCGCTCTCGCGCTCCTGGGACAGACAGCGTGGCGACTGCCCAGGTGGCTGGACCGACTGCTGCCCGACCTGGACATCGAAGGCGAGAAACTCACGCGCACCCTCGCGGCCGAGCACCCCGCCCCGGTGACACCCTCGGCACAGGAGGAATCGGTGCACGCCTGA
- a CDS encoding keywimysin-related RiPP: MTYERPTLAKAGSFRKVTGIKNTGPKDVLGGKQLL; encoded by the coding sequence ATGACGTACGAGCGCCCGACACTTGCCAAGGCCGGTTCCTTCCGCAAGGTGACCGGTATCAAGAACACCGGGCCGAAGGACGTCCTCGGCGGCAAGCAGCTCCTCTGA
- a CDS encoding transposase — MRRYRYRGQGKARIQHVLTAIAVNIQRLRGLSPTEEPRPPRRPTAFQDYLDQREIPRLKSWRTLGSWPRRLQDPRPSRAYRPS; from the coding sequence ATGCGCCGCTACCGCTATCGAGGACAGGGGAAGGCCCGCATCCAGCACGTCCTGACGGCCATCGCCGTGAACATCCAGCGCCTCAGAGGACTGTCACCAACCGAGGAACCCCGGCCACCCCGTCGGCCGACTGCCTTCCAGGACTACCTCGACCAGCGTGAGATCCCCCGGCTGAAGTCCTGGCGAACCCTGGGCAGCTGGCCCCGGCGACTCCAAGATCCCCGACCGAGTCGAGCTTACCGGCCGTCGTAG
- a CDS encoding lasso peptide biosynthesis PqqD family chaperone, producing MCTLKPGVLLTETEYGIALLDQKNAEYWTLNPTAAMVLRTLLDGHGAEQAVEALTERYEDVDPELAVRDVTDLLDDLRSAGLITP from the coding sequence ATGTGCACGTTGAAGCCCGGCGTCCTGCTGACCGAGACCGAGTACGGCATCGCCCTGCTCGACCAGAAGAACGCCGAGTACTGGACCCTCAACCCGACGGCGGCCATGGTCCTGCGGACGCTCCTTGACGGCCACGGCGCCGAGCAGGCGGTGGAGGCCCTGACCGAGCGCTACGAGGACGTCGACCCCGAACTCGCCGTGCGGGACGTCACCGACCTCCTCGACGACCTGCGCTCCGCCGGGCTCATCACGCCGTGA
- a CDS encoding sensor histidine kinase, protein MIADIRSWARRHPRAFDAATAAALCALAVLSTTMAQPPRIVHWPPPAAATVAALACAALLARRSRPRLTVITTTACTAALGAMGPALGYEFGSTLTGPVMAALASLAWHTDSRTAARYTATSALALLAASALWPPGGPQLRPEQVGLAAFILVAPAVADSLRSRRDYVTAVEARAEMALRTREEEARRRVGAERMRIARELHDVVAHHITLAHAQAATADYLLASRPDKAQQVMHNLTATLNSALGELRSTVGLLRERDEPSGPSREPAPGLARLPDLIASFDQVGLTVTLTQDGAEQPLSPGVDLTAYRITQEALTNVSKHALTTTAAVHLHYTDDLLTLTVTDDGPPVQVRGAAGYGLIGMHERAQAAGGHLHARPRDDTGFEVRVELPTLAPPARPSAHDEDTL, encoded by the coding sequence GTGATCGCCGACATCCGGTCGTGGGCCCGCCGCCACCCCAGAGCCTTCGACGCCGCAACGGCGGCCGCCCTGTGCGCCCTCGCCGTGCTCTCCACCACCATGGCGCAGCCGCCTCGCATCGTGCACTGGCCGCCGCCGGCCGCCGCCACCGTCGCCGCCCTGGCCTGCGCGGCACTGCTGGCGCGCCGCAGCCGCCCGCGCCTGACCGTGATCACCACCACCGCGTGCACCGCCGCCCTCGGCGCCATGGGCCCCGCCCTGGGCTACGAGTTCGGCTCCACCCTCACCGGCCCCGTCATGGCGGCACTCGCCTCACTGGCCTGGCACACCGACAGCCGCACCGCCGCCCGCTACACCGCCACCTCCGCCCTGGCCCTGCTCGCCGCCTCCGCCCTGTGGCCGCCGGGCGGCCCGCAGCTGCGACCCGAACAGGTGGGACTGGCCGCCTTCATCCTCGTAGCCCCAGCCGTCGCCGACTCCCTGCGCAGCCGCCGCGACTACGTCACCGCGGTGGAGGCACGCGCGGAGATGGCGCTGCGCACCCGCGAGGAAGAGGCCCGCCGCCGCGTGGGCGCCGAACGGATGCGTATCGCCCGCGAACTGCACGACGTCGTGGCCCACCACATCACACTCGCCCACGCCCAGGCCGCCACCGCCGACTACCTGCTGGCCAGCCGCCCCGACAAGGCACAGCAGGTCATGCACAACCTCACCGCCACCCTCAACTCGGCGCTGGGCGAACTGAGATCGACGGTGGGACTGCTGCGCGAACGCGACGAACCCTCCGGCCCTTCGAGGGAGCCCGCCCCCGGACTGGCGCGACTGCCGGATCTGATCGCCTCGTTCGACCAGGTCGGCCTCACGGTCACCCTCACCCAGGACGGCGCCGAGCAACCGCTGTCACCCGGCGTCGACCTCACCGCCTACCGCATCACGCAAGAGGCACTCACCAACGTCTCCAAGCACGCACTGACCACGACGGCCGCCGTCCACCTGCACTACACCGACGACCTGCTGACCCTGACGGTCACCGACGACGGCCCGCCCGTACAGGTCCGCGGCGCCGCCGGATACGGCCTCATCGGCATGCACGAACGCGCCCAGGCAGCCGGAGGACACCTGCACGCCCGCCCCCGCGACGACACCGGTTTCGAGGTGAGGGTCGAGCTTCCCACCCTCGCGCCGCCCGCCCGCCCGTCCGCCCACGACGAGGACACCCTGTGA
- a CDS encoding nuclear transport factor 2 family protein yields the protein MNDFQAVADRVEIEALRGEFTDAAMMRDRPRLASLFTPDGALRMPNIPVEQVGREEIRAGGELLQSQWDFFVQTTHPGTIQLDGDTATGRAYIQELGRALDGRQGLNYAVYHDRYQRTAEGWKFAERVYEVRYLDTSPLAGTAPHGARGTEAGPGEAATAAPAPAASFTGPASAERLERVAAALRAGGFAAEILDDVATARARVKDLIPEGTSVLTGASETLRLSGIDEDINASGRYDAIRPRVLAIDRATGADEIRRLVSGPDYVVNSVAAVTETGALVLASGSGSQLPANAGGAAHAVWIVGAQKVVPDLSTALRRVEEHALPLENVRAQAAYGMPSAVNRLLILNAEPRPGRGTVLLLREAVGY from the coding sequence ATGAACGACTTCCAGGCCGTCGCGGACCGCGTCGAGATCGAGGCGCTGCGCGGCGAGTTCACCGACGCGGCGATGATGCGCGACCGGCCCCGCCTCGCGTCGCTGTTCACACCGGACGGTGCCCTGCGCATGCCCAACATCCCCGTCGAACAGGTCGGCCGCGAGGAGATCCGCGCCGGGGGCGAACTGTTGCAGAGCCAGTGGGACTTCTTCGTACAGACCACACACCCCGGCACGATCCAGCTCGACGGAGACACCGCGACCGGCCGCGCCTACATCCAGGAACTGGGGCGCGCTCTCGACGGCCGCCAGGGTCTGAACTACGCCGTCTACCACGACCGTTACCAGCGCACCGCGGAGGGCTGGAAGTTCGCCGAGCGGGTGTACGAGGTCAGGTATCTCGACACATCGCCGCTGGCGGGCACGGCTCCCCACGGGGCGCGGGGCACCGAAGCCGGCCCGGGAGAAGCCGCCACGGCCGCGCCGGCCCCGGCCGCGTCCTTCACCGGCCCTGCGTCGGCCGAACGGCTGGAGCGGGTGGCCGCCGCGCTGCGTGCGGGCGGCTTCGCCGCCGAGATCCTCGACGACGTGGCCACGGCGCGCGCCCGCGTCAAGGACCTGATCCCCGAGGGCACCAGCGTGCTCACCGGGGCCAGCGAGACCCTCCGGCTGTCCGGGATCGACGAGGACATCAACGCCAGCGGCCGGTACGACGCCATCAGGCCGCGCGTCCTGGCCATCGACCGCGCCACCGGCGCCGACGAGATCCGACGGCTGGTCTCCGGCCCCGACTACGTCGTCAACAGCGTCGCCGCGGTCACCGAGACCGGCGCCCTCGTCCTCGCCTCGGGCAGCGGTAGCCAACTCCCCGCCAACGCGGGCGGCGCCGCCCACGCGGTCTGGATCGTCGGCGCCCAGAAGGTCGTGCCCGACCTGAGCACAGCCCTGCGCCGCGTCGAGGAACACGCCCTCCCTCTGGAGAACGTCCGCGCCCAGGCGGCATACGGCATGCCCAGCGCCGTCAACCGCCTGCTCATCCTCAACGCGGAGCCCCGCCCGGGGCGGGGGACGGTGCTACTGCTTCGTGAGGCCGTCGGATACTGA